The Podarcis raffonei isolate rPodRaf1 chromosome 2, rPodRaf1.pri, whole genome shotgun sequence genome window below encodes:
- the LOC128408937 gene encoding olfactory receptor 2G3-like, whose protein sequence is MYREGLWEEGNQSYEGEFILLGVADRPRLEMLLFGLVLVCYTITLLGNTTIIVVSRLDPHLHTPMYFFLTNLSVLDLCFTTSVGPQMLVNFWRKSKTISYGACVAQLYIFLALGTTECVLLVVMAYDRYAAVCHPLRYTTIMSHSVCYKMAAAAWVSGLCNPVMETVMTLRLPRCGENRIDNFFCEVPALIKLACADTSLTEAVLFTSSVLFLVAPVGLIMVSYSFIVAAVLRIRSAEGRRKAFNTCASHLTVVSLFFGTALFTYLQPPSNNAHDQAKMASLFYTFVTTMLNPLIYTLRNKEVHKALRRLMKRT, encoded by the coding sequence ATGTACAGGGAAGGATTGTGGGAAGAAGGTAATCAGAGCTATGAAGGAGAATTCATTTTACTGGGAGTGGCTGACCGCCCACGCTTGGAGATGTTGCTCTTTGGTCTTGTCCTGGTGTGCTACACGATTACCTTGCTGGGTAATACAACCATCATTGTGGTGTCGCGGCTGGACCCCCATCTCCAcacccccatgtatttcttcctcacCAATCTCTCTGTCCTTGATCTGTGCTTTACCACTAGTGTGGGCCCGCAGATGCTGGTGAACTTCTGGAGGAAAAGCAAGACCATCAGTTATGGTGCCTGCGTGGCCCAGCTCTACATCTTCCTTGCTCTGGGCACCACAGAATGTGTTCTTTTGGTTGTCATGGCCTACGACCGCTATGCTGCCGTCTGCCACCCGCTGCGCTATACTACCATTATGAGCCACTCTGTATGCTACAAAATGGCGGCTGCTGCCTGGGTTAGTGGCCTTTGCAACCCAGTGATGGAGACAGTGATGACTCTTCGGCTCCCACGGTGTGGAGAGAACCGAATAGACAATTTTTTCTGTGAGGTGCCCGCCTTAATCAAACTGGCCTGCGCTGACACCTCGCTCACTGAGGCTGTGCTCTTTACGTCCAGTGTGCTGTTCCTTGTAGCACCCGTAGGCCTCATTATGGTCTCTTATAGCTTCATTGTGGCTGCTGTGTTAAGGATCCGCTCAGCTGAGGGCAGGCGGAAGGCCTTCAACACCTGTGCTTCCCACTTGACTGTCGTGTCTCTCTTTTTTGGAACAGCCCTTTTCACTTACCTCCAGCCCCCGTCCAACAATGCCCATGACCAAGCCAAGATGGCCTCCCTTTTCTATACATTTGTTACCACTATGCTTAATCCACTCATTTATACCCTGAGGAATAAAGAGGTGCACAAAGCTCTAAGAAGACTGATGAAGAGAACTTAA